From a single Streptomyces liliifuscus genomic region:
- a CDS encoding ABC transporter substrate-binding protein: MSNTVTRIRLAVVTAAAGVLVLAGCSSSDSSGESSAASCEPSKGKVTLQYWNTVNGMDKVVDLWNKDHPDIQVESKNISNDQYGAIGNALKAGKAPDLAQVGYDQLPTLRSQDAFVDATACKTAAGTKSKFVPWTWSQASFGGEGVYALPQDTGPMAMYVRTDIFKKYDVPIPTTWDEYTTAAQKLHKANPKLTMTFFDPNNAEWFNGLLWQNNANMYSYSDDKWHVTVESDKSKQVAEYWQKLIDDKLVRTDLANGSTQMFAAYQNDQMATQLGAAWGYTGIRDNLPDQAGKWSIVPMPTWGTGGNSGDWGGSTVAFMKGGKHLYEAAEFNTWLNTDPDALALANEVGGLYPASTDGLKLPALAKGVPYYNDEKIFDVFAESSKKVDTDFSWGPTQKTVNLALQDAMAKAVAGDGKLTGALAAAQASALKSMDDLAIPATAGK, translated from the coding sequence ATGAGCAACACAGTCACGCGCATCCGCCTCGCCGTCGTCACCGCGGCAGCCGGCGTCCTCGTACTCGCCGGATGCTCGTCGTCCGACTCGTCGGGCGAGTCGTCCGCAGCATCCTGTGAGCCCTCGAAGGGCAAGGTCACACTCCAGTACTGGAACACCGTCAACGGCATGGACAAGGTCGTCGACCTGTGGAACAAGGACCATCCCGACATCCAGGTCGAGTCGAAGAACATCTCCAACGACCAGTACGGCGCGATCGGCAACGCCCTGAAGGCCGGTAAGGCCCCGGACCTCGCCCAGGTCGGCTACGACCAGTTGCCCACCCTGCGCTCCCAGGACGCCTTCGTGGACGCCACGGCCTGCAAGACGGCCGCCGGCACCAAGTCGAAGTTCGTGCCGTGGACCTGGTCGCAGGCCAGCTTCGGCGGCGAAGGGGTGTACGCCCTTCCGCAGGACACGGGCCCGATGGCCATGTACGTACGCACCGACATCTTCAAGAAGTACGACGTCCCGATTCCGACGACCTGGGACGAGTACACCACCGCCGCGCAGAAGCTGCACAAGGCGAACCCGAAGCTCACCATGACGTTCTTCGACCCGAACAACGCCGAATGGTTCAACGGGCTCCTCTGGCAGAACAACGCGAACATGTACAGCTACTCCGACGACAAGTGGCACGTCACCGTGGAGTCGGACAAGAGCAAGCAGGTCGCCGAGTACTGGCAGAAGCTGATCGACGACAAGCTCGTGCGCACCGACCTCGCCAACGGGTCGACGCAGATGTTCGCCGCCTACCAGAACGACCAGATGGCCACCCAGCTCGGGGCGGCCTGGGGCTACACGGGCATCCGTGACAACCTGCCCGACCAGGCCGGCAAGTGGTCGATCGTCCCGATGCCGACCTGGGGCACGGGCGGCAACTCCGGTGACTGGGGCGGCTCGACCGTCGCCTTCATGAAGGGCGGCAAGCACCTCTACGAGGCGGCCGAGTTCAACACGTGGCTCAACACCGACCCCGATGCGCTCGCGCTGGCGAACGAGGTGGGCGGTCTGTACCCGGCGTCCACCGACGGGTTGAAGCTTCCGGCGCTGGCCAAGGGTGTGCCGTACTACAACGACGAGAAGATCTTCGACGTCTTCGCCGAGTCGTCCAAGAAGGTCGACACCGACTTCAGCTGGGGCCCCACCCAGAAGACGGTGAACCTGGCACTGCAGGACGCGATGGCCAAGGCGGTGGCCGGTGACGGCAAGCTGACCGGCGCCCTCGCGGCTGCCCAGGCTTCCGCTCTGAAGTCGATGGACGACCTGGCGATCCCTGCCACGGCGGGCAAGTGA
- a CDS encoding cysteine dioxygenase family protein, which translates to MQFDRLKTFIDDVGLVVRSTDDEHEITARVAERLSALLADGYRLPPEVTRASSARHLTYPLYIAPDDSWSMASVVWDVGQQTKVHSHETWGVAGIYAGAEQEIRYLKPTESTASGPLTPAGETRWAPGQVTVCCTTDDDVHAVTAVGSEPTVGIHVYGGNIGTIRRRSYDPATGEVDWFVSGWDSAEDVSRARASS; encoded by the coding sequence ATGCAGTTCGACCGCTTGAAGACTTTCATCGACGACGTGGGACTCGTGGTGCGCAGCACCGACGACGAGCACGAGATCACGGCGCGGGTCGCCGAGCGGCTGTCCGCTCTGCTGGCCGACGGCTACCGGCTCCCGCCGGAGGTCACGCGGGCATCCTCCGCGCGTCACCTGACGTATCCGCTGTACATCGCTCCCGACGACAGCTGGTCGATGGCGTCCGTGGTCTGGGACGTCGGTCAGCAGACCAAGGTGCATTCGCACGAGACATGGGGTGTCGCCGGCATCTACGCGGGCGCCGAACAAGAGATCCGGTACCTCAAGCCGACGGAGTCCACCGCGAGCGGGCCACTGACGCCGGCCGGTGAGACGCGATGGGCGCCGGGGCAGGTGACCGTCTGCTGCACCACCGACGACGATGTCCATGCCGTCACGGCCGTCGGCAGCGAACCAACCGTCGGCATCCACGTCTACGGCGGCAACATCGGCACGATCCGACGACGGTCGTACGATCCCGCCACGGGCGAAGTCGACTGGTTCGTCTCCGGCTGGGACAGCGCCGAGGACGTGTCCCGAGCGAGGGCATCGAGCTGA
- a CDS encoding DinB family protein: MSGNDSQRSRTRAKDTGPPLTGTDEKATLRGFLDYLRNAVADKAAGVPEPQVRTGGVPSGTNLLGLVKHLAFVERFYFLGEEVGDWRTTMRPSAQDTVDSVLADYRKTVERANQVIEACPDLALPAPRPPRRGQAPSMRWVLVHMIEETGRHAGHADLLREQIDGSTGR; this comes from the coding sequence ATGTCAGGAAATGACTCGCAGCGATCCCGGACCCGGGCGAAGGACACCGGACCTCCGCTGACCGGGACCGACGAGAAGGCCACCCTGCGGGGCTTCCTCGACTATCTGCGGAACGCTGTCGCGGACAAGGCCGCGGGTGTGCCGGAACCGCAGGTCCGAACGGGCGGAGTGCCCTCGGGCACCAACCTTCTGGGGCTGGTCAAGCACCTGGCGTTCGTCGAGCGGTTCTACTTCCTCGGTGAGGAGGTCGGCGACTGGCGTACGACCATGCGGCCGTCGGCTCAGGACACCGTGGACAGTGTGCTCGCCGACTACCGCAAGACCGTCGAGCGAGCGAACCAGGTCATCGAAGCCTGCCCCGATCTGGCACTTCCCGCCCCGCGACCCCCGCGTCGAGGGCAGGCACCGTCGATGCGATGGGTCCTGGTGCACATGATTGAGGAGACCGGCCGACACGCGGGCCACGCCGACCTCCTCCGCGAGCAGATCGACGGATCCACCGGCCGCTGA
- a CDS encoding LacI family DNA-binding transcriptional regulator: protein MVSASGAESRKVTINDVAKSAGVSRQTVSRALNDKDEIDSDTKQRVLDAARALGYRPSRFARGLVRQDTMTIGLVIPDLLNPYFTEVAASALEAARTHGWHVVVYDTADRAEEELGTLQVISSQVDAVIGYFSCSDSELEAFTRGMPVVLIGREGKSTRFSSIRIDGREGVHAAVAHLVAKGHTRIGMVDHQARAEPSIRHAWFTAAAAAHGIDAGMVVGADQTADGGGAALRELLTAHPEVTAVFTFNDIIAIGALREARRLGRSVPQDLAVIGFDGLQLGALMEPPLTSVALDTRQLGVLAIEQVARLLSDPRTLAVEDLVVHAELRPSGSA from the coding sequence ATGGTGTCGGCATCGGGTGCGGAGTCCCGGAAGGTCACGATCAACGACGTCGCCAAGTCCGCGGGGGTGTCCAGGCAGACCGTTTCGCGGGCACTCAACGACAAGGACGAGATCGACAGCGACACCAAACAGCGCGTACTGGACGCCGCTCGGGCGCTCGGCTACCGGCCGAGCCGGTTCGCCCGGGGCCTGGTCCGCCAGGACACCATGACCATCGGGCTGGTCATCCCCGATCTGCTCAACCCGTACTTCACCGAGGTCGCGGCCTCCGCTCTGGAGGCCGCCCGGACCCATGGCTGGCATGTCGTCGTGTACGACACCGCCGACCGGGCGGAGGAGGAGCTCGGCACGCTCCAGGTGATCAGTTCGCAGGTCGACGCGGTCATCGGCTACTTCAGCTGCTCCGACAGCGAACTCGAGGCGTTCACCCGCGGCATGCCGGTGGTGCTCATCGGCCGTGAGGGCAAGTCCACGCGGTTCAGTTCGATCCGGATCGACGGCCGGGAGGGCGTCCACGCCGCGGTCGCGCACCTGGTCGCGAAGGGGCACACCCGGATCGGCATGGTCGACCACCAGGCCCGGGCCGAGCCGAGCATCCGGCACGCGTGGTTCACGGCGGCCGCGGCGGCGCACGGGATCGACGCGGGCATGGTGGTCGGCGCGGATCAGACGGCCGACGGCGGCGGAGCGGCGCTCAGGGAGCTGCTCACCGCTCATCCCGAGGTGACCGCGGTCTTCACGTTCAACGACATCATCGCGATCGGCGCGCTGCGGGAAGCCCGCCGGCTCGGCAGGAGCGTGCCGCAGGATCTGGCGGTCATCGGCTTCGACGGTCTTCAGCTCGGGGCGCTCATGGAGCCCCCGCTCACCAGCGTCGCCCTCGACACACGGCAGCTCGGCGTGCTCGCCATCGAGCAGGTCGCACGGCTGCTGTCGGACCCGCGCACGCTCGCGGTCGAGGACCTGGTCGTGCATGCCGAGCTGCGGCCGAGCGGGTCCGCGTAA
- a CDS encoding class I SAM-dependent methyltransferase has translation MDSTRSRRATADATGDQGTAHEDAQLFWERHYRTQRAWGARVNPLLAETATPLHHGAALDVGCGAGGDAIWLAQQGWHVTGVDISTTAVERVRERARDLGIADRVVTAQHDLANSFPAGRFDLISAQYFHTPLPLLRGQVLRTAARALRPGGLLLIVDHGSTAPWSWNQDPDIHYPTPTETAAELDLDPARWSVLRADMPSRRATGPAGETATVVDNVLLVQRTAE, from the coding sequence ATGGATTCCACCCGAAGCCGACGGGCCACCGCCGACGCCACGGGCGACCAGGGCACTGCGCACGAGGACGCCCAGCTGTTCTGGGAGCGGCACTACCGCACCCAGCGCGCCTGGGGCGCACGCGTCAACCCGCTGCTCGCCGAGACCGCCACACCACTGCACCACGGAGCAGCCCTCGATGTGGGCTGCGGCGCCGGTGGCGACGCCATCTGGCTCGCCCAGCAGGGCTGGCACGTCACCGGCGTGGACATCTCCACCACGGCCGTCGAACGGGTGCGGGAACGTGCCCGCGATCTCGGCATCGCGGACCGGGTCGTCACCGCACAGCACGACCTGGCCAACAGCTTCCCGGCCGGACGGTTCGATCTCATCTCCGCCCAGTACTTCCACACCCCGCTCCCCCTGCTCCGCGGCCAAGTCCTGCGCACCGCCGCCCGGGCCCTGCGACCCGGCGGTCTCCTGCTGATCGTCGACCACGGCTCCACCGCGCCCTGGTCGTGGAATCAGGACCCCGACATCCACTACCCCACACCCACCGAGACCGCCGCCGAACTCGATCTCGACCCCGCGCGCTGGTCCGTCCTGCGCGCCGACATGCCCAGCCGCCGGGCCACCGGACCTGCTGGTGAGACGGCCACGGTCGTCGACAATGTCCTGCTCGTCCAGCGCACCGCCGAATGA
- a CDS encoding glycoside hydrolase family 38 N-terminal domain-containing protein has product MSNSAVFVPHFHWDREWYEPFQVFRHRLVAALDTVLETAEANPDFRFTVDGQMAAIEDYLEMRPENRDRLVALVTEGRLAIGPWLILLDEFLCSGETIVRNLQMGWAAAERLGGAMPIGYLPDMFGHVAQMPQILARAGIEHAALWRGVPGSVDGHAFRWRAPDGSEVRTEFLFDGYDNGLDVLLVPDRIGRALGEYAEMTSERWGGDPVLAMAGTDHNAPDPQLAAWLRKASGAELPITVATLDEYIRGHVRDEVSAVVTGELRSHVRGNILPGVLSVRLGLKQRMAVAERTIDHAERMNALWSRRDDSPFLSLAWHKIIESTAHDSVVGSGTDETCDQVAARLAEAAQTARAVRDAALAEPAALVPSDAHLVANPLPFGRTALVEVDVAAPPAGTGLAAIATDGSVQPVQLIAEAPTVLSDEHMDASQLERVLRRIHRRELFGRLIDRYELTPGQLVFHLAEVPTSGPFDLLILRREVAAAAAAHPGEWRVLTVEEARATALVPVQVPASGLTAFRVEPREDTAAVPTSYDPATASDRTLSNGLVEVAVAADGTLDITGSDGTVLNGVGRLVDGGDRGDSYNYAPPAHDLLVPDPTEITVDLLEDGPLRSRLRVTRVYAWPAALSADRDLRDERTVPTPVETLVEVRAGEPFVRVSTSFLNQSADHRLRFHVPLPEPVATSSSAGQFAVTERGLTAEGGWGEYPLPTFPASTFVSAGPATVLLDHSSEYELVGDGTELAVTLLRAIGSISVNIHPLRDEPAASEIPTPGAQDLGMRVENRFAVVPSATGWRGANAVALAEEFRNDVLVTRGTAPAGGQLPPDTAGLHVDGQDVLVSGIRRVTDDELGTGTELRLAAMRDTASTVRVTGTFSEATTVDLLGRSLSRTQVANELELAIGAWEIRTVVLR; this is encoded by the coding sequence ATGAGCAACTCCGCCGTCTTCGTGCCCCATTTCCACTGGGACCGGGAGTGGTACGAGCCGTTCCAGGTGTTCCGGCACCGGCTGGTCGCCGCCCTCGACACCGTGCTGGAGACGGCCGAGGCGAACCCGGACTTCCGGTTCACCGTCGACGGGCAGATGGCCGCGATCGAGGACTACCTGGAGATGCGGCCGGAGAACCGCGACCGGCTCGTGGCCCTGGTCACCGAGGGGCGGCTCGCCATCGGCCCGTGGCTCATCCTGCTCGACGAGTTCCTCTGCTCCGGCGAGACCATCGTGCGCAACCTCCAGATGGGGTGGGCGGCAGCGGAGCGGCTCGGCGGCGCGATGCCCATCGGCTATCTGCCGGACATGTTCGGTCACGTCGCGCAGATGCCGCAGATCCTGGCCCGCGCCGGCATCGAGCACGCGGCACTGTGGCGCGGGGTGCCCGGTTCCGTCGACGGTCACGCCTTCCGCTGGCGCGCGCCCGACGGCTCCGAGGTGCGCACCGAGTTCCTCTTCGACGGCTACGACAACGGCCTCGACGTCCTGCTGGTGCCCGACCGGATCGGCCGGGCGCTGGGCGAGTACGCGGAGATGACGTCCGAGCGGTGGGGCGGCGATCCGGTACTGGCGATGGCCGGCACCGACCACAACGCGCCCGACCCGCAGCTCGCGGCCTGGCTGCGCAAGGCGTCCGGCGCCGAGCTGCCGATCACCGTCGCGACACTCGACGAGTACATCCGGGGACACGTGCGCGACGAGGTGTCCGCCGTCGTCACCGGGGAGCTGCGCAGCCATGTGCGCGGCAACATCCTGCCGGGCGTGCTCTCCGTACGGCTCGGGCTCAAGCAGCGGATGGCGGTCGCCGAGCGGACGATCGACCACGCCGAGCGCATGAACGCGCTGTGGTCCCGGCGCGACGACTCACCGTTCCTCTCCCTCGCCTGGCACAAGATCATCGAGTCGACAGCGCACGACTCGGTCGTCGGCTCCGGCACCGACGAGACCTGCGACCAGGTCGCCGCGCGCCTGGCGGAGGCGGCGCAGACCGCTCGCGCCGTGCGGGACGCGGCGCTCGCCGAACCGGCGGCCCTGGTGCCGAGCGACGCCCACCTGGTCGCCAACCCGCTGCCGTTCGGGCGTACCGCGCTGGTCGAGGTGGATGTCGCCGCCCCGCCCGCGGGAACAGGGCTGGCAGCGATCGCCACCGACGGATCGGTGCAGCCCGTTCAGCTGATCGCCGAGGCACCGACGGTACTCAGCGACGAGCACATGGACGCCTCCCAGCTCGAACGCGTGCTGCGTCGAATCCACCGCCGTGAGCTGTTCGGCCGTCTCATCGACCGCTACGAACTCACCCCCGGTCAGCTCGTCTTCCACCTCGCGGAGGTCCCCACCAGCGGACCCTTCGACCTGCTCATCCTGCGCCGGGAGGTCGCCGCCGCGGCCGCCGCGCATCCCGGTGAGTGGCGGGTGCTGACGGTGGAGGAGGCCCGGGCAACCGCACTCGTTCCCGTGCAGGTCCCCGCCTCGGGGCTGACCGCCTTCCGGGTCGAGCCGCGCGAGGACACGGCCGCCGTACCGACGTCGTACGACCCCGCGACAGCGTCGGACCGCACGCTCTCCAACGGCCTGGTCGAGGTCGCGGTCGCCGCCGACGGCACGCTGGACATCACCGGCTCCGACGGGACCGTGCTGAACGGCGTCGGTCGTCTCGTCGACGGCGGTGACCGCGGCGACAGCTACAACTACGCTCCCCCGGCGCACGACCTCCTCGTCCCGGACCCGACGGAGATCACCGTCGACCTTCTCGAGGACGGCCCGCTGCGGTCACGGCTGCGGGTCACCCGCGTCTACGCGTGGCCCGCCGCGCTCTCCGCCGACCGCGATCTGCGCGACGAACGGACCGTGCCGACACCGGTGGAGACACTCGTGGAGGTACGTGCCGGTGAACCGTTCGTACGGGTCTCGACCTCGTTCCTCAACCAGTCCGCGGACCACCGGCTGCGCTTCCACGTGCCGCTGCCCGAGCCGGTGGCCACGTCCTCGTCCGCCGGCCAGTTCGCCGTCACCGAACGCGGTCTCACCGCCGAGGGCGGCTGGGGCGAGTACCCGTTGCCCACCTTCCCGGCCAGTACGTTCGTGTCGGCGGGCCCCGCCACGGTCCTGCTCGACCACTCCAGCGAGTACGAACTCGTGGGCGACGGCACCGAACTCGCGGTCACCCTGCTGCGTGCCATCGGCTCGATCAGCGTCAACATCCATCCTCTCCGCGACGAACCCGCGGCCAGCGAGATCCCCACGCCGGGTGCGCAGGACCTCGGCATGCGCGTCGAGAACCGCTTCGCCGTCGTGCCCTCGGCGACCGGCTGGCGCGGGGCGAACGCGGTCGCTCTCGCAGAGGAGTTCCGCAACGACGTACTCGTCACGCGCGGGACCGCGCCCGCCGGAGGCCAACTGCCGCCCGACACAGCCGGGTTGCACGTCGACGGCCAGGACGTCCTCGTGTCCGGCATCCGCCGCGTCACCGACGACGAGTTGGGGACCGGCACCGAGCTGCGGCTGGCCGCGATGCGCGACACCGCGTCCACCGTCCGTGTGACGGGCACGTTCTCCGAGGCCACCACCGTGGACCTGCTCGGCCGCTCCCTCTCCCGTACCCAGGTGGCGAACGAACTCGAACTCGCCATCGGTGCCTGGGAGATCCGCACAGTCGTACTCCGGTAG
- a CDS encoding carbohydrate ABC transporter permease: MPIGYALWQSFRVVRRSGGQYGTSYTTFGGFEQYVEVFQNDEFWASIGRIGLFGIVQVPVMLFTALVMALLLDTHLLKLKGFFRTAAFMPYAVPGVIAAIMWSYLYSPQLSPVVDLLNAIGLKPDFLGPGAVLWSAANVSTWLWTGYNMLIMFSALQSIPQELYEAAKIDGAGNWVIAWRIKVPIIAPSIVMTTVFSIIGTLQLYSEPAVLRQISSNISSTFTPNMLAYTVAVGNNYQQAAAISVVIAVITFVLSFGFMRLTSKRAGL, translated from the coding sequence GTGCCCATCGGCTACGCGCTCTGGCAGAGCTTCCGCGTGGTACGCCGCTCCGGCGGGCAGTACGGCACCTCGTACACGACGTTCGGCGGCTTCGAGCAGTACGTCGAGGTGTTCCAGAACGACGAGTTCTGGGCCAGCATCGGCCGCATCGGTCTGTTCGGCATCGTGCAGGTGCCCGTGATGCTGTTCACCGCGCTGGTGATGGCACTGCTCCTCGACACCCACCTGCTGAAGCTCAAGGGGTTCTTCCGCACAGCCGCGTTCATGCCGTACGCGGTGCCAGGCGTCATCGCCGCGATCATGTGGTCGTATCTCTACTCGCCGCAACTCAGCCCGGTCGTCGACCTGTTGAACGCCATCGGTCTGAAGCCGGACTTCCTCGGCCCTGGTGCCGTGCTGTGGTCGGCGGCGAACGTCTCGACCTGGCTGTGGACCGGCTACAACATGCTGATCATGTTCTCGGCGCTGCAGTCCATCCCGCAGGAACTCTACGAGGCCGCGAAGATCGACGGGGCCGGCAACTGGGTAATCGCCTGGCGCATCAAGGTCCCGATCATCGCCCCGTCCATCGTCATGACCACGGTGTTCTCGATCATCGGCACACTCCAGCTGTACTCCGAGCCGGCCGTGCTGCGCCAGATCTCCTCGAACATCTCCAGCACGTTCACCCCGAACATGCTCGCGTACACCGTGGCCGTCGGGAACAACTACCAGCAGGCCGCGGCCATTTCGGTGGTCATCGCCGTCATCACGTTCGTCTTGAGCTTCGGGTTCATGCGACTGACCTCCAAGAGGGCGGGACTGTGA
- a CDS encoding dihydrofolate reductase family protein, translated as MSKLRCHISISLDGFVAGPNQSEENPLGEGGEGLHDWVVPLAAFRQPHGEQGGEVNASTPVFEESLENIGAAVMGRNMFGPIGGGAWGDEQWTGWWGDNPPYHYPVFVVTHHPRKPVEMAGGTTFHFVTEGIESALDQAKKAAAGKDVMLWGGGMIARQYLAAGLLDELELHVVPVLLGGGSRLLDSLGDADVRLEQVRAVEAPGVTHLKYRILPGTSS; from the coding sequence ATGAGCAAGCTCAGGTGTCACATCTCGATCTCACTGGACGGTTTCGTCGCCGGCCCGAACCAGAGCGAGGAGAACCCGCTCGGGGAGGGTGGCGAGGGACTCCACGACTGGGTGGTTCCGCTGGCCGCCTTCCGTCAGCCCCATGGCGAGCAGGGCGGTGAGGTGAACGCGAGCACACCGGTGTTCGAGGAGTCGCTCGAGAACATCGGCGCCGCGGTGATGGGCAGGAACATGTTCGGCCCTATCGGCGGAGGTGCCTGGGGCGACGAGCAGTGGACCGGCTGGTGGGGTGACAACCCGCCTTACCACTATCCCGTGTTCGTCGTGACCCATCACCCGCGCAAGCCGGTGGAGATGGCGGGAGGGACCACGTTCCACTTCGTCACCGAGGGAATCGAGTCCGCGCTCGACCAGGCGAAGAAGGCCGCCGCCGGCAAGGACGTCATGTTGTGGGGCGGCGGCATGATCGCTCGGCAGTACCTGGCAGCGGGCCTGCTGGACGAGCTCGAACTGCACGTCGTTCCGGTGTTGCTCGGCGGCGGCTCCCGCCTCCTCGACAGCCTCGGCGACGCGGATGTGCGGCTCGAGCAGGTCCGTGCCGTCGAGGCGCCGGGCGTCACCCACCTCAAGTACCGGATCCTGCCCGGCACTTCGTCTTGA
- a CDS encoding carbohydrate ABC transporter permease gives MALMLVLAIYFLLPLYFLIVAATKPQGDLASTSGLTFSNFQLFDNLHTLFTFNDGIFARWILNTVVYAVLGAAVGTLISALCGYALAKFRFRGREFLFSVILGGVLVPSTALALPLFLLFSEVGLVNTYFAVFLPSIVSPFGVYLARIFANAAVPQELIESARLDGAGEFRTFFSVSFKLMSPALVTIFLFQFVGIWNNFFLPMVMLQKEELFPITLGLFTWNGQTARTPLLQESVIMGSLVSIVPVIILFIVLQRFWRTGLAAGSLK, from the coding sequence ATGGCCCTGATGCTCGTACTGGCGATCTACTTCCTGCTGCCGCTGTACTTCCTGATCGTCGCGGCGACCAAACCTCAGGGCGATCTCGCCTCCACCAGCGGCCTGACGTTCTCGAACTTCCAGCTGTTCGACAACCTGCACACCCTGTTCACCTTCAACGACGGCATCTTCGCCCGATGGATCCTCAACACGGTCGTCTACGCGGTGCTGGGCGCGGCCGTGGGCACCCTGATCTCGGCGCTGTGCGGCTACGCGCTCGCCAAGTTCCGCTTCCGCGGCAGGGAGTTCCTGTTCTCGGTGATTCTCGGCGGTGTGCTGGTGCCCAGCACCGCGCTGGCGCTGCCGCTGTTCCTGCTCTTCTCCGAAGTCGGACTCGTCAACACCTACTTCGCGGTCTTCCTGCCCAGCATCGTCAGCCCGTTCGGCGTCTATCTCGCGAGGATCTTCGCGAACGCCGCCGTGCCGCAGGAACTCATCGAGTCCGCGCGCCTGGACGGTGCCGGCGAGTTCCGCACGTTCTTCTCGGTGTCGTTCAAGCTGATGTCGCCGGCGCTGGTGACCATCTTCCTGTTCCAGTTCGTCGGCATCTGGAACAACTTCTTCCTCCCGATGGTGATGCTCCAGAAGGAGGAGCTCTTCCCGATCACGCTCGGCCTCTTCACCTGGAACGGGCAGACCGCCCGCACCCCGCTTCTCCAGGAGTCCGTGATCATGGGCTCGCTGGTGTCGATCGTGCCCGTGATCATCCTGTTCATCGTCCTCCAGCGGTTCTGGCGCACCGGGCTCGCCGCCGGTTCCCTCAAGTGA
- a CDS encoding LysR family transcriptional regulator: MLNLVHLKVLAAVARHGSVTEAARELHYSQPSVSHHLSRLEAATGVKLVQRVGRGIRLTPEGELLANRATEIVGRVDAAANELSAQVGLRTGRVRLAANASVLSTIVPKAAAMLTEAHPGLTLSVIDRHPVEALQMLRHGEIDVALVFRYAHAPLEDEGFRMVHVADDPIYLVSRSPDDSVANHRNSAWIGGCERCQGELTAVCRHHGFAPRIESVCDDMVVVQALVAAGIGVTTLPGLALRAHRLPDVHTTEIPDFPRRIYTVTYGDPPDPPATKALIQAIQLGGQGGQDVPDVGSQ, translated from the coding sequence GTGCTGAATCTGGTCCATCTCAAGGTGCTGGCCGCGGTGGCGCGGCACGGGTCCGTGACCGAGGCCGCGAGGGAGCTGCACTACTCGCAGCCGTCGGTGAGCCATCACCTGTCCCGCCTGGAGGCGGCCACCGGTGTCAAGCTTGTCCAGCGGGTGGGCCGTGGGATCCGGCTGACCCCTGAGGGCGAGCTGCTGGCCAACCGGGCCACCGAGATCGTGGGACGGGTCGACGCGGCGGCCAACGAGCTGTCCGCGCAGGTCGGTCTACGGACTGGGCGGGTGCGCCTCGCCGCCAACGCGTCCGTACTCAGCACGATCGTGCCGAAGGCGGCCGCCATGCTGACCGAGGCTCACCCGGGCCTCACGCTGAGCGTGATCGACCGTCATCCGGTCGAGGCGCTGCAGATGCTGCGGCACGGCGAGATCGACGTCGCACTCGTCTTCCGGTACGCGCACGCCCCGCTGGAGGACGAAGGGTTCCGCATGGTCCATGTGGCCGACGACCCGATCTACCTGGTGAGCCGGAGCCCCGACGACAGCGTCGCGAACCATCGCAACTCAGCCTGGATCGGCGGCTGCGAACGGTGCCAGGGCGAGCTGACCGCCGTCTGCCGGCACCACGGATTCGCCCCACGCATCGAGTCGGTCTGCGACGACATGGTCGTCGTACAGGCCCTCGTCGCCGCCGGTATCGGTGTCACCACCCTGCCCGGACTCGCCCTCCGCGCCCACCGCCTGCCCGACGTCCACACCACCGAGATCCCCGACTTCCCCCGCCGGATCTACACCGTCACCTACGGCGATCCACCCGACCCACCGGCCACCAAGGCGCTGATCCAGGCCATCCAGCTGGGAGGCCAGGGTGGTCAGGATGTGCCGGACGTGGGTTCTCAGTAG